In the Mytilus trossulus isolate FHL-02 chromosome 1, PNRI_Mtr1.1.1.hap1, whole genome shotgun sequence genome, one interval contains:
- the LOC134723474 gene encoding ragulator complex protein LAMTOR5 homolog yields MEKVLEKHLDETFRLPGVAGVLCADENGLCLAAKGVAEKSAAGNIASIAKQAAQLHPNSSTPPVICIESETGSVLIKSEDDITMAIYKSSPS; encoded by the exons atggaaaaagtcCTAGAAAAGCATTTAGACGAAAC ATTCAGACTACCAGGGGTTGCAGGTGTTCTTTGTGCAGATGAAAATGGACTTTGTCTAGCAG CTAAAGGAGTAGCAGAAAAGTCTGCCGCAGGAAACATTGCCAGTATTGCAAAACAAGCAGCTCAGTTACATCCAAATTCTTCTACTCCTCCAGTAATCTGTATTGAATCAGAAACAgg gaGTGTTCTTATTAAAAGTGAAGATGATATTACAATGGCAATATATAAATCATCACCATCATGA